Proteins from one Capricornis sumatraensis isolate serow.1 chromosome 2, serow.2, whole genome shotgun sequence genomic window:
- the LOC138073618 gene encoding olfactory receptor 2A12-like produces MQSLGKENHSSVSEFILLGFSSESQARMVLFTFFLTLYFITILGNGLIITLIYLDTHLHTPMYFFLSILSLVDMSYVTTTVPQMLVNLVYPRRTISWGACAAQMFIFLILGIAECVLYAIMAYDRYMAICFPLHYTLLMSRPICIKMVTVCWLISIAGALIYTVFTMRLPYCGPHKINHFFCEVPAVLKLACADTSLNDRLDFILGFILLLIPLSFILVSYVRIFVSILSICSPQGRLKSFSTCASHITVVTMFYGPAMIMYMRPGSWYDTERDKKLALFYNVVSAFLNPIIYSLRNKDVKRAFLKVLGQRGTAQ; encoded by the coding sequence ATGCAGAGCCTCGGCAAGGAGAACCACAGTTCCGTGTCTGAGTTCATCCTCCTTGGCTTCTCCAGTGAGTCTCAGGCCAGAATGGTTCTGTTCACGTTCTTCCTTACCCTCTACTTTATCACCATTCTAGGCAATGGACTCATCATCACCCTGATCTACTTGGATACACACCTCCACACACCTATGTACTTCTTTCTCAGCATCCTCTCCCTTGTAGACATGAGCTATGTCACCACCACTGTGCCCCAGATGTTGGTTAATCTGGTATATCCAAGGAGGACCATTTCCTGGGGAGCTTGTGCAGCCCAGATGTTCATCTTCTTGATCCTGGGCATTGCTGAGTGTGTCCTCTATGCCATTATGGCCTATGACAGGTATATGGCCATCTGCTTCCCCCTTCACTATACTCTACTGATGAGTCGTCCTATTTGTATCAAGATGGTCACAGTCTGTTGGCTCATTAGCATAGCTGGGGCCCTGATCTATACTGTCTTCACCATGCGTCTGCCTTATTGTGGCCCCCACAAGATAAACCACTTCTTCTGTGAGGTCCCTGCTGTCCTGAAGTTGGCTTGTGCAGACACATCCCTCAATGACCGGCTGGACTTCATCTTGGGTTTCATCTTGCTTTTGATACCACTTTCCTTCATCCTGGTCTCTTATGTTCGCATCTTTGTCTCCATCTTGAGCATCTGCTCACCCCAGGGGAGACTCAAGTCCTTCTCCACATGTGCTTCCCACATCACTGTGGTCACCATGTTCTATGGGCCAGCCATGATCATGTACATGAGGCCTGGGTCCTGGTATGACACGGAGAGGGACAAGAAGCTGGCCCTTTTCTACAACGTTGTCTCTGCCTTCCTCAACCCCATCATCTACAGTCTCCGGAACAAAGATGTAAAGAGGGCCTTTCTGAAAGTACTTGGCCAGAGAGGGACAGCTCAATGA